From Rhineura floridana isolate rRhiFlo1 chromosome 5, rRhiFlo1.hap2, whole genome shotgun sequence, a single genomic window includes:
- the FAM168A gene encoding protein FAM168A isoform X4, producing MNPVYSPVQPGAPYGNPKNMAYTGYPAGYPTAAPTYNPNMYPTTSPGYAPATLLMKQAWPQTSSSCATEGTFHLPVDTGTENRTYQASSAAFRYTTGTPYKVPPTQSNNAPPPYSPSPNPYQTAMYPIRSAYPQQNLYAQGAYYTQPVYAAQPHVIHHTTVVQPNSIPSAIYPAPVAAPRTNGVAMGMVAGTTMAMSAGTLLTTPQHTAIGAHPVSVPTYRAQGTPAYSYVPPHW from the exons GTTATCCCGCTGGGTATCCCACAGCTGCCCCTACCTACAACCCAAATATGTATCCGACCACCAGCCCTGGTTACGCCCCAG CTACACTTCTGATGAAACAGGCCTGGCCTCAGACATCGTCCTCTTGTGCCACGGAGGGTACCTTTCACCTCCCAGTGGACACTGGGACAGAGAACAGAACTTACCAAGCTTCATCCGCAGCATTCA GGTATACCACTGGGACCCCCTACAAGGTCCCTCCTACCCAGAGCAACAATGCACCTCCTCCGTATTCTCCATCTCCAAATCCTTACCAAACTGCGATGTACCCCATCCGAAGTGCCTATCCACAGCAGAACCTGTATGCTCAG GGAGCATATTACACACAGCCTGTGTATGCGGCACAGCCTCACGTCATCCATCACACCACTGTGGTCCAGCCAAACAGCATCCCCTCTGCTATTTATCCAGCTCCTGTGGCTGCCCCAAGGACTAATGGCGTGGCCATGGGGATGGTAGCTGGGACCACCATGGCAATGTCAGCAG GCACTCTGCTGACCACTCCTCAACACACTGCAATTGGAGCACATCCAGTCTCTGTGCCAACGTACAGGGCTCAAGGGACCCCTGCCTACAGCTACGTACCTCCACACTGGTAA
- the FAM168A gene encoding protein FAM168A isoform X2, protein MNPVYSPVQPGAPYGNPKNMAYTGYPAGYPTAAPTYNPNMYPTTSPGYAPATLLMKQAWPQTSSSCATEGTFHLPVDTGTENRTYQASSAAFRYTTGTPYKVPPTQSNNAPPPYSPSPNPYQTAMYPIRSAYPQQNLYAQGAYYTQPVYAAQPHVIHHTTVVQPNSIPSAIYPAPVAAPRTNGVAMGMVAGTTMAMSAAPAPPPPPPVKVCFFGYNTGATLHIVGGTLLTTPQHTAIGAHPVSVPTYRAQGTPAYSYVPPHW, encoded by the exons GTTATCCCGCTGGGTATCCCACAGCTGCCCCTACCTACAACCCAAATATGTATCCGACCACCAGCCCTGGTTACGCCCCAG CTACACTTCTGATGAAACAGGCCTGGCCTCAGACATCGTCCTCTTGTGCCACGGAGGGTACCTTTCACCTCCCAGTGGACACTGGGACAGAGAACAGAACTTACCAAGCTTCATCCGCAGCATTCA GGTATACCACTGGGACCCCCTACAAGGTCCCTCCTACCCAGAGCAACAATGCACCTCCTCCGTATTCTCCATCTCCAAATCCTTACCAAACTGCGATGTACCCCATCCGAAGTGCCTATCCACAGCAGAACCTGTATGCTCAG GGAGCATATTACACACAGCCTGTGTATGCGGCACAGCCTCACGTCATCCATCACACCACTGTGGTCCAGCCAAACAGCATCCCCTCTGCTATTTATCCAGCTCCTGTGGCTGCCCCAAGGACTAATGGCGTGGCCATGGGGATGGTAGCTGGGACCACCATGGCAATGTCAGCAG CTCCTGCCCcgccccctcctcccccagtgAAGGTCTGTTTCTTTGGTTACAACACGGGTGCAACTTTGCACATTGTTGGAG GCACTCTGCTGACCACTCCTCAACACACTGCAATTGGAGCACATCCAGTCTCTGTGCCAACGTACAGGGCTCAAGGGACCCCTGCCTACAGCTACGTACCTCCACACTGGTAA
- the FAM168A gene encoding protein FAM168A isoform X5 — protein sequence MYPTTSPGYAPATLLMKQAWPQTSSSCATEGTFHLPVDTGTENRTYQASSAAFRYTTGTPYKVPPTQSNNAPPPYSPSPNPYQTAMYPIRSAYPQQNLYAQQGAYYTQPVYAAQPHVIHHTTVVQPNSIPSAIYPAPVAAPRTNGVAMGMVAGTTMAMSAAPAPPPPPPVKVCFFGYNTGATLHIVGGTLLTTPQHTAIGAHPVSVPTYRAQGTPAYSYVPPHW from the exons ATGTATCCGACCACCAGCCCTGGTTACGCCCCAG CTACACTTCTGATGAAACAGGCCTGGCCTCAGACATCGTCCTCTTGTGCCACGGAGGGTACCTTTCACCTCCCAGTGGACACTGGGACAGAGAACAGAACTTACCAAGCTTCATCCGCAGCATTCA GGTATACCACTGGGACCCCCTACAAGGTCCCTCCTACCCAGAGCAACAATGCACCTCCTCCGTATTCTCCATCTCCAAATCCTTACCAAACTGCGATGTACCCCATCCGAAGTGCCTATCCACAGCAGAACCTGTATGCTCAG CAGGGAGCATATTACACACAGCCTGTGTATGCGGCACAGCCTCACGTCATCCATCACACCACTGTGGTCCAGCCAAACAGCATCCCCTCTGCTATTTATCCAGCTCCTGTGGCTGCCCCAAGGACTAATGGCGTGGCCATGGGGATGGTAGCTGGGACCACCATGGCAATGTCAGCAG CTCCTGCCCcgccccctcctcccccagtgAAGGTCTGTTTCTTTGGTTACAACACGGGTGCAACTTTGCACATTGTTGGAG GCACTCTGCTGACCACTCCTCAACACACTGCAATTGGAGCACATCCAGTCTCTGTGCCAACGTACAGGGCTCAAGGGACCCCTGCCTACAGCTACGTACCTCCACACTGGTAA
- the FAM168A gene encoding protein FAM168A isoform X1: MNPVYSPVQPGAPYGNPKNMAYTGYPAGYPTAAPTYNPNMYPTTSPGYAPATLLMKQAWPQTSSSCATEGTFHLPVDTGTENRTYQASSAAFRYTTGTPYKVPPTQSNNAPPPYSPSPNPYQTAMYPIRSAYPQQNLYAQQGAYYTQPVYAAQPHVIHHTTVVQPNSIPSAIYPAPVAAPRTNGVAMGMVAGTTMAMSAAPAPPPPPPVKVCFFGYNTGATLHIVGGTLLTTPQHTAIGAHPVSVPTYRAQGTPAYSYVPPHW; this comes from the exons GTTATCCCGCTGGGTATCCCACAGCTGCCCCTACCTACAACCCAAATATGTATCCGACCACCAGCCCTGGTTACGCCCCAG CTACACTTCTGATGAAACAGGCCTGGCCTCAGACATCGTCCTCTTGTGCCACGGAGGGTACCTTTCACCTCCCAGTGGACACTGGGACAGAGAACAGAACTTACCAAGCTTCATCCGCAGCATTCA GGTATACCACTGGGACCCCCTACAAGGTCCCTCCTACCCAGAGCAACAATGCACCTCCTCCGTATTCTCCATCTCCAAATCCTTACCAAACTGCGATGTACCCCATCCGAAGTGCCTATCCACAGCAGAACCTGTATGCTCAG CAGGGAGCATATTACACACAGCCTGTGTATGCGGCACAGCCTCACGTCATCCATCACACCACTGTGGTCCAGCCAAACAGCATCCCCTCTGCTATTTATCCAGCTCCTGTGGCTGCCCCAAGGACTAATGGCGTGGCCATGGGGATGGTAGCTGGGACCACCATGGCAATGTCAGCAG CTCCTGCCCcgccccctcctcccccagtgAAGGTCTGTTTCTTTGGTTACAACACGGGTGCAACTTTGCACATTGTTGGAG GCACTCTGCTGACCACTCCTCAACACACTGCAATTGGAGCACATCCAGTCTCTGTGCCAACGTACAGGGCTCAAGGGACCCCTGCCTACAGCTACGTACCTCCACACTGGTAA
- the FAM168A gene encoding protein FAM168A isoform X3, whose amino-acid sequence MNPVYSPVQPGAPYGNPKNMAYTGYPAGYPTAAPTYNPNMYPTTSPGYAPATLLMKQAWPQTSSSCATEGTFHLPVDTGTENRTYQASSAAFRYTTGTPYKVPPTQSNNAPPPYSPSPNPYQTAMYPIRSAYPQQNLYAQQGAYYTQPVYAAQPHVIHHTTVVQPNSIPSAIYPAPVAAPRTNGVAMGMVAGTTMAMSAGTLLTTPQHTAIGAHPVSVPTYRAQGTPAYSYVPPHW is encoded by the exons GTTATCCCGCTGGGTATCCCACAGCTGCCCCTACCTACAACCCAAATATGTATCCGACCACCAGCCCTGGTTACGCCCCAG CTACACTTCTGATGAAACAGGCCTGGCCTCAGACATCGTCCTCTTGTGCCACGGAGGGTACCTTTCACCTCCCAGTGGACACTGGGACAGAGAACAGAACTTACCAAGCTTCATCCGCAGCATTCA GGTATACCACTGGGACCCCCTACAAGGTCCCTCCTACCCAGAGCAACAATGCACCTCCTCCGTATTCTCCATCTCCAAATCCTTACCAAACTGCGATGTACCCCATCCGAAGTGCCTATCCACAGCAGAACCTGTATGCTCAG CAGGGAGCATATTACACACAGCCTGTGTATGCGGCACAGCCTCACGTCATCCATCACACCACTGTGGTCCAGCCAAACAGCATCCCCTCTGCTATTTATCCAGCTCCTGTGGCTGCCCCAAGGACTAATGGCGTGGCCATGGGGATGGTAGCTGGGACCACCATGGCAATGTCAGCAG GCACTCTGCTGACCACTCCTCAACACACTGCAATTGGAGCACATCCAGTCTCTGTGCCAACGTACAGGGCTCAAGGGACCCCTGCCTACAGCTACGTACCTCCACACTGGTAA